From a region of the Candidatus Binatus sp. genome:
- a CDS encoding lasso peptide biosynthesis B2 protein yields the protein MNKLRRFVSMPLADQFLLLEAFCSVAANRVRLSISPARAIRERRSSPRVRPRLATYQLDRIAGAVRIAGRYVPAATCLTQALALQALLTRHGHASSLHIGVDKGPGRPFGAHAWVRCGDRVMIGGDDSERYAPLLIREERP from the coding sequence ATGAACAAACTTCGCCGCTTCGTCTCGATGCCGCTCGCGGACCAGTTCCTGCTGCTCGAGGCCTTCTGTTCCGTCGCCGCGAATCGAGTGCGGCTCTCGATTTCCCCGGCGCGAGCAATCCGCGAACGGCGATCGTCGCCGCGCGTCCGCCCCCGGCTCGCGACCTATCAGCTTGATCGAATCGCCGGAGCGGTGCGAATCGCGGGGCGCTACGTCCCCGCCGCGACCTGCCTCACCCAGGCGCTCGCGCTGCAGGCCCTGCTGACTCGCCACGGACATGCTTCGTCGCTGCATATCGGCGTGGATAAAGGTCCCGGCCGTCCCTTCGGCGCCCATGCGTGGGTTCGATGCGGCGACCGCGTCATGATCGGCGGCGACGATAGCGAGCGTTATGCGCCTTTGCTGATTCGGGAAGAGAGGCCCTAG
- a CDS encoding PqqD family protein, with the protein MPNFPERLMIAPDVLIREIGGESVILDLKSQRYLGLDEVGTRMWHALLESDSVQAAYDALLAEYEVEPNQLEQDIREFVDRLLENNLVSIAGAVK; encoded by the coding sequence ATGCCGAATTTCCCTGAACGCCTGATGATCGCGCCCGACGTCCTGATTCGCGAGATCGGCGGCGAGTCGGTAATCCTCGATCTCAAGTCGCAGCGCTACCTCGGTCTCGACGAAGTCGGCACCCGGATGTGGCACGCGCTGCTCGAGTCGGACTCGGTGCAGGCCGCTTATGACGCGCTGCTGGCCGAGTACGAGGTCGAGCCGAATCAGCTCGAACAGGATATCCGCGAGTTCGTCGATCGATTGCTCGAAAATAATCTCGTCTCGATCGCGGGCGCCGTCAAATGA
- a CDS encoding asparagine synthase-related protein, translated as MSGIVGVVHQGGEPVDRHLVERLTESLDFRGPDARNVWIGGNAGFGHTLLRTTRESEREHQPLTLDGAVFIVADARIDARAELIADLRARGQDAASDAPDVELILRAYQAWGEDCAEHLLGDFAFAIWDAPRRRLFCARDHLGIKPFFYFLSSRIFLFGNTLDCLRMHPAVSNRLNDLAIADFLLFEMNQDPATSTFADIQRLPPAHAASVSIDGLRMRRYWTMPIDEPLYYPRNSDYVERFSELLTDAVRDRIRTPWVGVFMSGGIDSPTLAATACRLFGGEASRSVASFTSVYDRLIPDDERYYAGLVAARLGIPIHFRALDDLMIDPGWQSAALSTPEPVAYPLARAEELKYFRDLSGHGRVFFYGEGPDNALNYEWRAYLTYLARRGRWPRLVRDVLAHMIAHRRVPLVSTLLRTAGRRAHVPFSNPQFPMWMDEDFVSRLDLRARWAAVQRPTTSDHPVRPVGYGSFCTPIWQGLLDCFDPGFTGAPLEIRHPYLDLRLLRFMLAVPAIPWCRKKYLLRSAMRGVLPPEVLARAKSPLAGDPLSASARRVRIPPLVPTPELLQYVRPQKVSATMPDDAEGFWLNLRPIVLDHWLRHRGACFKMTLAELSDGFSREAT; from the coding sequence ATGAGCGGTATCGTCGGGGTTGTTCACCAGGGTGGCGAGCCGGTCGATAGGCATCTGGTCGAAAGACTGACCGAGAGTCTCGATTTTCGCGGTCCCGACGCCCGCAATGTCTGGATCGGCGGCAATGCCGGCTTCGGTCACACTCTGCTCCGAACGACCCGCGAATCCGAGCGCGAGCATCAGCCGCTGACGCTCGATGGCGCGGTCTTTATCGTCGCCGACGCCCGCATCGATGCGCGCGCCGAGCTAATCGCGGATCTCCGCGCCCGCGGACAGGACGCCGCCTCCGATGCGCCCGACGTCGAACTTATCTTGCGCGCGTATCAGGCCTGGGGCGAGGATTGCGCCGAGCATCTGCTCGGCGATTTCGCCTTTGCGATCTGGGACGCGCCGCGCCGCCGCCTTTTCTGCGCGCGCGATCACCTCGGGATCAAGCCGTTCTTCTATTTTCTGTCGAGCCGGATTTTTCTATTCGGCAACACGCTGGATTGCCTGCGGATGCATCCGGCGGTGTCGAACCGGCTGAACGATCTCGCGATCGCGGACTTTCTGCTGTTCGAGATGAACCAGGATCCCGCGACCAGCACCTTCGCCGATATTCAGCGCCTGCCGCCGGCGCACGCCGCGTCCGTATCGATCGACGGCCTCCGGATGCGCCGCTACTGGACGATGCCGATCGACGAGCCGCTCTATTACCCGAGGAACTCCGACTACGTCGAGCGCTTCAGCGAGTTGCTGACCGACGCGGTCCGCGACCGCATCCGCACGCCGTGGGTCGGCGTGTTCATGTCGGGCGGGATCGATTCGCCGACGCTGGCCGCGACCGCGTGCCGGCTCTTCGGCGGCGAGGCATCGCGCAGCGTCGCGTCCTTCACCAGCGTGTACGACCGCCTGATCCCCGACGACGAGCGCTATTATGCCGGCCTGGTCGCGGCGCGGCTCGGCATCCCGATCCACTTCCGCGCGCTGGACGACCTGATGATCGACCCCGGCTGGCAAAGCGCGGCGCTGAGCACGCCCGAGCCGGTCGCATATCCGCTCGCACGCGCCGAGGAGCTTAAGTACTTCCGCGATCTGTCAGGGCATGGCCGGGTGTTCTTCTATGGCGAAGGGCCAGACAACGCGCTCAACTACGAATGGCGCGCGTATCTTACATACCTTGCGCGGCGGGGCCGATGGCCGCGGCTGGTGCGCGATGTGCTCGCGCACATGATCGCGCATCGCCGGGTCCCGCTGGTCTCGACGCTACTTCGCACCGCGGGCCGGCGCGCGCACGTGCCGTTCTCGAATCCGCAATTCCCAATGTGGATGGATGAGGACTTCGTCTCGCGGCTCGATCTGCGCGCGCGATGGGCGGCGGTCCAGCGCCCGACCACATCGGACCATCCGGTCCGTCCCGTCGGTTACGGCTCCTTCTGCACGCCGATATGGCAGGGGCTGCTCGATTGCTTCGATCCCGGCTTCACCGGGGCGCCGCTCGAAATCCGGCATCCTTACCTCGACCTGAGGCTGCTCCGCTTTATGCTCGCGGTGCCGGCGATCCCGTGGTGCCGCAAGAAGTATCTGCTGCGCTCCGCGATGCGCGGGGTATTGCCGCCCGAGGTGCTGGCGCGGGCGAAGAGTCCGCTCGCCGGCGACCCGCTGTCCGCGTCGGCGCGCCGGGTGCGCATCCCGCCGCTGGTCCCGACTCCGGAACTCCTTCAGTATGTAAGACCGCAGAAAGTAAGCGCGACGATGCCCGACGATGCCGAAGGATTCTGGCTGAACCTGCGTCCGATCGTTCTGGATCATTGGTTGCGTCATCGCGGCGCCTGCTTCAAGATGACTCTTGCAGAGTTAAGTGATGGATTCTCGCGAGAAGCCACCTGA